A portion of the Magnolia sinica isolate HGM2019 chromosome 17, MsV1, whole genome shotgun sequence genome contains these proteins:
- the LOC131230815 gene encoding phytochrome A-associated F-box protein, which yields MAETAFSRLSDDVVLNIFLKLEDDPRNWARLACVCTKFSSLVRNVCWKNKCSETIPSVVSDLLAAGGCGPYTPAADPPGGWAALHKLSICCPGLLHAGILLENSDFGLEREIGPDENYRRIETRTPPLPSSSGPPASLQSALVSAIQSSDSGWSLFDDLYFDTVYDDSESHTAAAVGTTAADEIERAVIEVGHEISVTNKRRKLCQAVESHLASGAWNLSREQGNKLLASRFRGDCLYICDWPGCVHMEEKRNYMLFRGVFKNFKRSRVWRTINDTNRNKITLDCAFCSCKETWDLHSAFCLRRVFGYHDDGEPVVRAYVCENGHVSGAWTDRPMYT from the coding sequence atggcaGAAACTGCCTTCTCGCGCCTCTCTGATGACGTCGTCCTCAACATCTTCCTCAAGCTCGAAGACGATCCCCGCAACTGGGCACGACTTGCATGCGTCTGCACCAAATTCTCCAGTCTCGTTCGCAACGTCTGCTGGAAGAACAAATGCTCCGAGACCATCCCTTCTGTCGTATCCGATCTCCTCGCCGCAGGTGGCTGCGGTCCTTACACACCTGCTGCTGATCCCCCCGGCGGCTGGGCTGCTCTCCACAAGCTCTCCATCTGCTGCCCAGGCCTCCTCCATGCTGGCATCCTTTTGGAGAATTCCGACTTCGGCCTTGAGCGCGAGATTGGCCCCGATGAGAATTACCGCAGAATTGAAACAAGGACCCCGCCCCTCCCGTCTTCTTCGGGCCCACCAGCTTCCCTTCAATCTGCTCTAGTAAGTGCAATCCAGTCTTCTGATTCAGGTTGGTCACTTTTTGATGATCTTTATTTCGATACTGTCTACGACGATTCCGAGTCTCACACCGCCGCCGCCGTTGGTACAACGGCAGCGGACGAGATTGAGAGGGCTGTCATCGAGGTAGGCCACGAGATCTCAGTTACTAATAAGAGAAGGAAGCTATGTCAGGCTGTCGAATCGCATTTAGCCTCCGGGGCTTGGAATCTGAGCCGGGAGCAAGGGAACAAGCTGCTTGCCAGCCGGTTCCGGGGTGACTGCTTGTATATCTGTGATTGGCCTGGATGCGTCCACATGGAGGAGAAGCGTAATTACATGCTTTTCCGGGGTGTTTTTAAGAATTTCAAGCGGTCGAGGGTGTGGAGGACCATCAACGACACGAACCGGAATAAGATAACATTGGATTGCGCATTCTGTTCTTGCAAGGAGACGTGGGACCTGCACTCCGCTTTCTGTTTGAGGCGGGTTTTTGGGTACCATGATGACGGCGAGCCCGTTGTTCGGGCATATGTTTGCGAGAACGGGCATGTTTCGGGGGCATGGACAGATAGGCCGATGTACACATAA
- the LOC131230437 gene encoding serine/arginine-rich splicing factor SR34B-like isoform X2, giving the protein MSSRASRTLYVGNLPGDIREREVEDLFYKYGPIVDIDLKIPPRPPGYAFVEFEEAHDAEDAIRGRDGYNFDGHRLRVELAHGGRGQSSSYDRHNSYSGSGGGRGGVSRRSDYRVLVTGLPSSASWQDLKDHMRRAGDVCFSQVFRDGGGTTGIVDYTNYDDMKYAIRKLDDSEFRNAFSRSYIRVKEYEYRRSLSRSLSRSRSYSRSRSPSRSRSYSRSRSPSRSLSYSRSRSRSKSPKVKSSRLSVSRSRSRSVSSRSRSGSKPRSLSRSRSRSKSLSHSPPRHKRASRTPKKRSPSKSRSRSHSRSLSR; this is encoded by the exons ATGAGTAGCCGTGCCAGTCGAACCCTCTACGTTGGTAATCTCCCTGGTGATATTCGTGAGAGGGAAGTAGAAGATCTGTTTTACAAG TATGGGCCCATTGTTGACATTGATCTGAAAATCCCTCCAAGGCCTCCGGGATATGCTTTTGTTGAG TTTGAGGAGGCTCACGATGCTGAAGATGCTATTCGTGGTCGCGATGGCTACAACTTTGATGGTCATAGGTTACGG GTGGAGCTTGCACATGGTGGGAGAGGCCAATCTTCATCATATGACCGCCATAATAGCTACAGCGGCAGTGGGGGTGGTCGTGGTGGTGTTTCCAGGCGCTCTGATTATCGTG TGTTAGTAACTGGATTACCCTCTTCTGCTTCATGGCAAGATCTAAAG GATCACATGCGTCGAGCTGGTGATGTTTGTTTCTCCCAGGTGTTCCGTGATGGTGGTG GCACCACAGGCATTGTGGATTACACAAACTATGATGACATGAAATATGCT ATAAGGAAGCTTGATGATTCTGAGTTCCGGAATGCATTTTCTCGGTCGTATATAAGG GTGAAGGAGTATGAATACAGGCGGAGCTTATCTAGGAGCCTTAGCCGTAGTCGATCCTACTCCAGAAGCAGAAGCCCTAGTCGCAGTCGAAGCTACAGTAGAAGCAGAAGCCCTAGTCGTAGTCTTAGCTACAGCAGAAGCAGAAGCCGGAG CAAGTCTCCTAAAGTCAAATCTTCACGCCTTTCCGTGTCTAGATCTCGATCTAGATCGGTTTCTTCTCGCTCTCGTTCAGGGTCAAAGCCACGCTCCTTGTCAAG ATCCCGATCAAGATCCAAATCCCTGTCACACTCC CCTCCTCGCCACAAACGAGCCAGTAGAACCCCAAAGAAGCGGAGCCCCAGCAAGAGCCGGAGCAGGAGTCATAGCAGGAGCCTATCTCG GTGA
- the LOC131230437 gene encoding zinc finger BED domain-containing protein RICESLEEPER 2-like isoform X1, whose translation MSSRASRTLYVGNLPGDIREREVEDLFYKMTSEEVSTTIGVGASATSPPIVEGKTSLASAKGRKRSPVWDDFEEVVVNGVVKIICVHCKSLYTKNPGGTTTHLNRHRKSYSKRPKIQIPCQQLLPFIKSEGDDSQCLFSTHKFDKDKLKEWYARLVIVEEQPFGIAESKVFVEFCKFLNPQVEKVSCVTVKRECMKMHANEKIKMKAVLASASRISLTSDLWTAYHQSNGYILLNAHYVDEDWKLCKTILNFRYLPPPHIDLVISNCICNCLLEWGIEKKISSITLGDAFANDSVSLFLRNKFKATEIFFFEGKIF comes from the exons ATGAGTAGCCGTGCCAGTCGAACCCTCTACGTTGGTAATCTCCCTGGTGATATTCGTGAGAGGGAAGTAGAAGATCTGTTTTACAAG atgactagtGAGGAAGTCTCAACTACCATCGGTGTCGGTGCGTCGGCCACATCTCCTCCTATTGTGGAGGGAAAAACATCTTTAGCTTCGGCCAAAGGAAGGAAAAGATCACCAGTGTGGGATGACTTTGAAGAAGTCGTGGTTAATGGTGTAGTGAAGATTATATGTGTTCATTGCAAATCATTATATACTAAGAATCCTGGggggacaactactcatttaaacagACACAGGAAAAGTTATTCAAAGAGACCAAAAATTCAAATTCCATGCCAACAATTGCTTCCGTTTATCAAGTCTGAAGGGGACGactcacaatgtttattttccactcataagtttgacaaagATAAGCTGAAAGAGTGGTACGCAAGATTAGTTATCGTTGAAGAACAACCCTTTGGAATAGCAGAGAGCAAAGTTTTTGTGGAATTCTGTAAATTCCTTAATCCTCAAGTTGAGAAGGTCTCCTGCGTTACTGTGaagagagagtgcatgaagatgcaCGCAAATGAGAAGATAAAAATGAAAGCAGTTTTAGCATCAGCCTCAAGAATAAGTTTGACTTCTGATTTGTGGACGGCATACCATCAAAGCAATGGATATATTTTATTAAACGCACACTACGTTGATGAAGATTGGAAACTCTGCAAAACAATTTTGAACTTTCGCTACCTTCCTCCTCCTCATATTGATTTAGTTATTTCTAATTGCATCTGCAATTGTCTACTAGAgtggggcattgaaaagaaaatctcttcaATAACTTTAGGTGATGCCTTTGCGAATGACAGTGTAAGTTTATTCTTACGTAACAAGTTCAAGGCgactgaaatttttttttttgaggggaaAATATTTTAG